The following coding sequences are from one Mycobacterium bourgelatii window:
- a CDS encoding CsbD family protein, protein MAGADKARNKVQKVGGIAKEFVGRATRDRRLTTEGRNDQRLADLKDAGEKIKDVFRPRRSRRRTARTTQTPTTPTTRRTI, encoded by the coding sequence ATGGCCGGTGCAGACAAGGCGCGGAACAAGGTTCAGAAGGTCGGCGGCATAGCCAAAGAGTTCGTCGGCCGGGCAACGCGGGACCGCAGGTTGACCACGGAAGGCCGCAACGACCAGCGGCTCGCCGACCTCAAGGATGCGGGCGAGAAGATCAAAGACGTATTTCGGCCCAGGCGTTCCCGCCGGCGGACGGCCCGAACGACGCAGACACCGACGACCCCGACGACCAGGCGGACCATCTGA
- the pstC gene encoding phosphate ABC transporter permease subunit PstC: MADVDPHSARIRERLFKFAASAAGSAIVVAIGLIALFLLVRAIPALRANDANFFTSAKFETSTDRVAFGIRDLFMVTVLSSITALVLAVPIAVGIAVFLTQYAPQRLSRPFAAMVDLLAAVPSIVYGLWGIFVLAPQIEPLARFLNENLDWIFLFSKGNVSLAGGGTIFTASIVLAVMILPIITSVSREVFRQTPKMQIEAAQALGATKWEVIRTTVLPFGRSGVIAASMLGLGRALGETVAVLIILRSAAKPGNWSLFDGGYTFASKIASAAAEFSEPLPTGAYISAGFALFVLTFVVNAAARAVAGGKVNG; this comes from the coding sequence TTGGCTGATGTAGATCCGCACTCGGCGCGGATCAGGGAGCGGCTGTTCAAGTTCGCGGCATCGGCCGCGGGATCTGCGATCGTCGTCGCCATCGGGCTGATCGCGTTGTTCCTGCTGGTCCGCGCCATCCCGGCGCTCCGGGCGAATGACGCGAACTTCTTCACCAGTGCGAAGTTTGAGACCTCCACTGACAGGGTTGCGTTCGGTATCCGTGACCTCTTCATGGTCACGGTGTTGAGCTCTATCACCGCTCTCGTACTGGCCGTGCCGATTGCTGTGGGGATTGCGGTGTTCCTCACTCAATATGCGCCGCAGCGGTTGTCGCGTCCGTTCGCCGCGATGGTCGATCTGCTCGCCGCGGTGCCCTCGATCGTCTACGGGCTGTGGGGGATCTTCGTGCTGGCACCGCAGATCGAGCCGCTGGCGCGATTTCTGAACGAGAACCTGGACTGGATTTTCTTGTTCAGTAAGGGCAACGTGTCGCTGGCGGGCGGCGGGACGATTTTCACCGCCAGCATCGTGCTCGCCGTGATGATCCTGCCCATCATCACCTCGGTATCGCGAGAAGTGTTCCGCCAGACCCCAAAGATGCAGATCGAAGCGGCGCAGGCGTTGGGCGCGACGAAATGGGAGGTGATCCGAACTACGGTGCTGCCGTTTGGTCGCAGCGGTGTAATCGCGGCGTCGATGCTGGGGCTGGGCCGCGCTCTGGGCGAGACCGTGGCGGTGCTGATCATCCTGCGTTCGGCGGCGAAGCCAGGAAACTGGTCACTGTTCGACGGCGGCTACACCTTTGCGTCCAAGATCGCCTCTGCCGCTGCGGAATTCAGTGAACCGCTGCCCACCGGGGCCTATATCTCGGCGGGCTTCGCACTGTTCGTGCTGACGTTCGTGGTCAACGCCGCCGCCCGTGCGGTGGCCGGCGGAAAGGTCAACGGGTAG
- a CDS encoding carbohydrate kinase family protein, protein MARGLVIGEALIDVVDGPSPGEHVGGSPLNVAVGLSRLGRGIDFLTHIADDAAGQRIAEYLKNAGVQLVPGSVTASRTPTARARIGDGEATYEFDLDWQLSGIPPVPPPLFVHTGSIAAVREPGCLAVVAVLDAYRVSSTVTFDPNVRPSLGLDQGLVRERISHLVERSDIIKVSEDDLRWINPHQSPEQTARTWLASGPAVVALTLGERGSLGFCAAGEAHAPARPVEVVDTIGAGDAFMVGLLDRLWELGLLGGARWSELRRIGIDALTSALEVAAAASALTVARAGADVPDRAALDAAAHRY, encoded by the coding sequence ATGGCGCGTGGGCTGGTGATCGGCGAGGCGCTGATCGACGTCGTGGATGGCCCCTCGCCCGGCGAACACGTCGGCGGGAGCCCGCTGAACGTCGCCGTCGGACTGAGTAGGCTGGGCCGCGGCATCGACTTCCTGACCCACATCGCCGACGACGCCGCGGGTCAGCGCATCGCCGAGTACCTCAAAAACGCTGGTGTGCAACTTGTTCCGGGAAGCGTTACCGCCAGCCGCACCCCCACCGCGCGGGCGAGGATCGGTGACGGTGAAGCCACCTACGAGTTCGACCTGGACTGGCAACTGTCCGGGATACCGCCCGTCCCACCACCACTGTTCGTCCACACCGGTTCGATCGCCGCCGTGCGGGAGCCGGGATGCCTGGCGGTCGTGGCGGTGCTCGATGCGTACCGGGTGTCGTCCACGGTCACCTTCGACCCCAATGTGCGTCCCTCGCTGGGCCTGGATCAAGGCTTGGTCCGCGAACGCATCAGCCACCTGGTCGAGCGCAGCGACATCATCAAGGTCAGCGAAGACGATCTGCGCTGGATCAATCCACACCAGAGCCCGGAGCAAACCGCGCGGACATGGCTGGCGTCAGGACCCGCGGTCGTGGCGCTGACCCTCGGCGAACGCGGCTCGCTGGGGTTCTGCGCGGCGGGCGAGGCCCACGCGCCGGCCCGACCGGTCGAGGTCGTGGACACCATCGGCGCCGGTGACGCCTTCATGGTCGGCCTGCTGGACAGACTGTGGGAACTGGGCTTGCTGGGCGGCGCTCGATGGTCGGAACTGCGCCGGATCGGGATCGACGCGTTGACCTCAGCCCTGGAGGTGGCGGCCGCGGCGTCGGCATTGACGGTCGCCCGCGCAGGCGCCGACGTACCCGACCGAGCAGCCCTCGACGCCGCGGCACACCGGTACTGA
- a CDS encoding fumarylacetoacetate hydrolase family protein, which translates to MKWVTYRSADGERTGVLSGDSIHAVAPGVTLLELIGCGADGLRAAGEEALRSPAAVVHLDEVSLAAPIPQPPSIRDSLCFLDHMRNCQEAMGGGRVLSDTWYRIPAFYFACPATVLGPYDDAPTAPGSAWQDFELEIAAVIGVAGKDLSVEQAERSIIGYMIFNDWSARDLQQLEGQLRIGQAKGKDSGVTLGPYLVTADELEPYRRDGKLSLQVTALVNDTVIGSGSTGAMDWSFGEVISYASRGVTLRPGDVFGSGTVPTCTLVEHLTSLESFPGWLRDGDVVTLRVEGLGETRQTVRYSGSPLPLAPRRNPDAARPANRVNPAPARVPYTRGLHDVADRVWAWTLPDGGYGWSNAGLVAGEGASLLVDTLFDLALTREMLDAMGGITAQAPITHALITHSNGDHTHGNQLLDESVRIIAAKGTADEIAHGMAPEMLAMVQTADLGPVATPYARDRFGHFDFSGIAVRNADVTFDRDLTIEVGGRRIDLLNLGPAHTAADSVVHVPDAGVLFGGDLLFIGCTPIVWAGPIANWIAACDAMIALDAPTVVPGHGPITDPDGIRAVRGYLVHVSEQAEAAYRKGLSFAEAADSIDLGEYAAWLDAERVVVNVYQHYRELDPDTPQLELMALMVMQAEWFAKRAG; encoded by the coding sequence ATGAAATGGGTGACATATCGAAGCGCCGACGGTGAGCGCACCGGAGTGCTCTCCGGCGATTCGATCCATGCGGTGGCGCCGGGAGTGACGCTGCTCGAGTTGATCGGGTGCGGCGCCGACGGGCTGCGCGCGGCGGGGGAGGAGGCGTTGCGGTCGCCCGCCGCCGTGGTGCACCTGGACGAGGTGTCGTTGGCGGCGCCGATCCCGCAGCCACCGTCAATCCGCGATTCGCTGTGCTTTCTCGACCACATGCGCAACTGCCAGGAGGCGATGGGCGGTGGCCGCGTGCTGTCGGACACCTGGTACCGCATCCCGGCGTTCTACTTCGCGTGTCCGGCAACCGTTTTGGGTCCGTACGACGATGCACCCACCGCGCCCGGAAGTGCTTGGCAGGACTTCGAGTTGGAGATCGCGGCCGTCATCGGCGTGGCGGGCAAGGACCTTTCGGTCGAACAAGCCGAGCGATCGATCATCGGCTACATGATTTTCAACGACTGGTCCGCGCGGGACCTGCAACAGCTGGAGGGGCAACTGCGCATCGGGCAGGCCAAGGGCAAAGACAGCGGCGTCACCCTGGGGCCGTATCTGGTCACCGCGGACGAGTTAGAACCGTATCGGCGCGACGGCAAGCTCAGCCTGCAGGTGACCGCGCTGGTCAACGACACGGTCATCGGTTCGGGATCCACCGGGGCGATGGACTGGAGCTTCGGGGAGGTCATCTCGTACGCCTCCCGGGGTGTGACGTTGCGGCCAGGTGACGTGTTCGGCTCGGGCACGGTCCCGACCTGCACGCTTGTCGAGCACTTGACCAGCCTCGAGTCGTTCCCGGGGTGGTTGCGCGACGGCGACGTGGTCACCTTGCGGGTCGAGGGTCTAGGTGAGACGCGGCAGACGGTTCGGTACAGCGGGTCGCCGCTCCCGCTGGCCCCTCGTCGCAACCCAGATGCCGCACGGCCCGCGAACCGCGTCAATCCGGCGCCGGCGCGGGTGCCCTACACCCGGGGCCTACACGATGTGGCAGACCGCGTGTGGGCGTGGACATTGCCGGACGGGGGATACGGCTGGAGCAACGCCGGTCTGGTGGCCGGCGAAGGCGCATCGCTGCTGGTCGACACCCTGTTCGACCTGGCCCTGACGCGCGAGATGCTGGACGCGATGGGCGGGATTACCGCCCAGGCCCCCATCACCCACGCGCTGATCACCCACTCCAACGGCGACCACACCCACGGCAATCAACTGCTCGATGAGTCGGTTCGGATCATCGCCGCCAAGGGCACCGCCGACGAGATCGCGCATGGCATGGCGCCGGAGATGCTGGCCATGGTGCAGACCGCCGACCTGGGGCCGGTTGCCACGCCGTATGCGCGAGACCGCTTCGGGCACTTCGACTTCAGCGGTATCGCGGTGCGCAATGCCGATGTGACGTTCGACCGTGACCTGACCATCGAAGTGGGCGGGCGGCGGATCGATCTGTTGAATCTGGGTCCGGCACACACCGCCGCGGATTCTGTGGTGCACGTGCCCGACGCGGGGGTGCTGTTCGGCGGGGACCTGTTGTTCATCGGCTGCACGCCGATCGTCTGGGCCGGGCCCATCGCCAATTGGATTGCGGCCTGCGACGCGATGATTGCGCTGGACGCACCGACGGTGGTGCCCGGCCATGGCCCGATCACCGACCCGGACGGAATCCGAGCTGTGCGTGGGTATCTCGTGCACGTCTCCGAGCAGGCCGAAGCCGCGTACCGCAAGGGGCTGTCGTTTGCCGAGGCCGCCGACTCCATCGATCTGGGCGAGTACGCCGCCTGGCTGGACGCCGAGCGGGTGGTGGTGAACGTTTACCAGCATTACCGCGAACTCGACCCGGACACCCCGCAGCTGGAATTGATGGCGCTGATGGTCATGCAGGCGGAGTGGTTCGCCAAGCGGGCCGGGTAG
- a CDS encoding serine/threonine-protein kinase PknD has product MAGGGPDSRVGSRFGPYELVKLLGRGGMGEVYEAQDTRKNNRTVALKLISQQYSDNPAFRARMQREADIAGRLTEPHIVPIHDYGDIDGQFFVEMRLIEGISLRQILTQYGPLTPARTVAVVRQIAAALDAAHASGITHRDVKPENILITADDFAYLVDFGIARGVTDPGLTQSGMAVGTYNYMAPERFTGDEVTYRADIYALACVLGECLTGAPPYRADSVERLIASHLMEPVPRPSQIRPGRIPEALDQVVAKGMAKNPNERYVSAGDLALAAHEALTAPEQRQEANILQHQGDNNATVMSPVVNPSNFGGSWANYNSGAYQQNSGGYQQNSGGYQQDSGGYEQASATQRSPQIHTPPPVPQYQTGDQTMRQPVQNTGGWGTQPPTNRVDTGDQYTQAAPVPPNYNQSQPHALNYNQSQPHALNYNQSQPHPLSTPPEKKSRKPLLIGAIIAVLLIVAGVTAFVLTRPGEGSKGPTGQVALPFNGLNFRLSPGGVAVDDAGTVYITNQTMYGRVVTLAAGSTTPVLKPFTGLYEPQGIAVDNSGKIYVSDFNNRVVALPAGSNNQVVLPFDGLAYPEGVAVDAQGNVYVADRGNNRVLKMAAGETIQTVLPFNGLKNPDGVAVDKDGNIYVTDTDNNRVLRLDAGTNNQTVLPFTGLSAPWGITVDNKGAVYVTEHDNNRVLKLASGASAAVELPFKGLNTPLSVAVDKDFTVYVADRGNVRVLKLKQDEKD; this is encoded by the coding sequence GTGGCCGGAGGCGGACCAGATTCTCGGGTAGGGTCGCGCTTTGGGCCGTATGAGCTGGTAAAACTGCTCGGCCGGGGCGGGATGGGCGAGGTTTACGAGGCCCAGGACACCCGAAAGAACAACCGGACAGTGGCGCTCAAGCTGATCTCGCAGCAGTACTCCGACAACCCGGCATTCCGGGCGCGGATGCAACGCGAGGCCGACATTGCTGGCCGGCTGACCGAACCGCACATTGTGCCGATCCACGACTACGGCGACATCGACGGACAGTTCTTCGTCGAAATGCGCCTGATCGAGGGCATTTCGCTGCGCCAGATACTGACGCAGTACGGCCCCCTGACCCCGGCGCGCACCGTGGCCGTCGTGCGTCAGATTGCTGCTGCGCTGGACGCCGCGCACGCCAGCGGCATCACTCACCGCGACGTCAAACCCGAGAACATCCTGATCACCGCTGACGACTTCGCCTACCTGGTCGACTTCGGTATCGCGCGCGGTGTTACTGACCCGGGCCTGACCCAGAGTGGGATGGCCGTCGGCACCTACAACTACATGGCGCCCGAACGGTTCACCGGCGACGAGGTCACCTATCGCGCGGATATCTATGCACTGGCCTGCGTCCTGGGCGAATGTTTGACCGGCGCACCGCCGTATCGGGCCGACAGTGTCGAGCGGCTGATCGCCTCGCACCTTATGGAGCCGGTCCCGCGGCCCAGCCAGATCCGACCCGGACGGATCCCCGAGGCGCTGGACCAGGTGGTCGCCAAGGGCATGGCCAAGAACCCGAACGAGCGTTATGTGAGCGCCGGTGATCTGGCCCTGGCCGCGCACGAGGCGCTGACCGCGCCCGAACAGCGTCAAGAAGCCAACATCCTGCAACACCAAGGCGACAACAACGCGACCGTGATGTCTCCGGTGGTCAATCCGAGCAACTTCGGCGGCAGTTGGGCCAACTACAACTCGGGCGCCTACCAGCAGAATTCGGGCGGCTACCAGCAGAATTCGGGCGGCTACCAGCAAGATTCCGGTGGCTACGAGCAGGCCTCAGCGACCCAGCGGTCCCCACAGATCCATACGCCGCCCCCCGTTCCGCAGTACCAGACTGGCGACCAGACCATGAGGCAGCCGGTGCAGAACACTGGCGGTTGGGGGACCCAGCCGCCCACGAACCGGGTCGACACCGGTGACCAGTACACCCAGGCAGCGCCCGTTCCCCCGAACTACAACCAGTCCCAGCCCCACGCGCTGAACTACAACCAGTCCCAGCCCCACGCGCTGAACTACAACCAGTCACAGCCCCATCCGCTGTCCACGCCTCCCGAGAAGAAGAGCCGCAAACCGCTGCTTATCGGGGCAATCATCGCTGTTCTCCTGATCGTCGCCGGGGTCACCGCCTTCGTGCTGACCAGGCCAGGAGAGGGATCGAAGGGACCAACCGGCCAGGTCGCGCTGCCGTTCAACGGTCTCAACTTCCGGCTGTCTCCGGGCGGGGTGGCCGTCGACGACGCGGGCACCGTCTACATCACCAACCAGACGATGTACGGCCGGGTCGTGACATTGGCGGCCGGTTCCACGACACCCGTGCTCAAGCCATTCACCGGGCTGTATGAACCGCAAGGAATTGCGGTGGACAACTCGGGCAAGATCTACGTCAGCGATTTCAACAATCGCGTGGTCGCGTTGCCGGCCGGGTCAAACAACCAGGTCGTCCTGCCCTTCGACGGCCTCGCCTACCCCGAGGGCGTAGCGGTGGATGCCCAGGGCAATGTGTACGTCGCTGACCGGGGCAATAACCGGGTGCTCAAGATGGCGGCCGGCGAGACCATCCAGACCGTCCTGCCGTTTAACGGATTGAAGAATCCCGACGGGGTGGCGGTAGACAAAGACGGCAACATTTATGTCACCGACACCGACAACAACCGGGTGCTCAGGCTGGACGCTGGGACCAACAACCAGACCGTCTTGCCGTTCACCGGCCTGTCCGCGCCGTGGGGTATCACGGTGGACAACAAAGGCGCCGTCTACGTCACCGAGCACGACAACAACCGGGTGCTGAAGCTGGCATCTGGAGCGTCCGCGGCCGTCGAATTGCCGTTCAAAGGCCTCAACACTCCGCTGTCGGTGGCCGTGGACAAGGACTTCACCGTCTACGTCGCCGACCGCGGAAACGTGCGGGTCCTCAAGCTCAAGCAAGACGAGAAGGACTGA
- the ku gene encoding non-homologous end joining protein Ku yields MRSIWKGSIAFGLVNVPVKVYSATQDHDIKFHQVHAKDNGRIRYKRVCEVCGEVVEYSDIARAFESDDGQSVVITDDDLATLPEERSREIEVLEFVPAADVDPMLFDRSYFLEPDSKSSKSYVLLAKTLAETDRMAIVHFTLRSKTRLAALRVKDFGKRDVMVVHTLLWPDEIRDPDFPVLDKKVEIKPAELKMAGQVVESMAEEFNPDRYHDTYQEQLQELIEAKLEGGEAFTVEEKPKELDESEDVSDLLAKLEASVKARSGGDNEPAKKAPAKKSPAKKSAAKKAPAKKKAASKS; encoded by the coding sequence ATGCGCTCGATCTGGAAGGGCTCGATCGCCTTCGGGCTGGTGAACGTGCCGGTCAAGGTGTATAGCGCCACCCAAGACCACGACATCAAGTTTCACCAGGTCCACGCCAAAGACAACGGGCGCATTCGGTACAAGCGCGTCTGCGAGGTGTGTGGCGAGGTCGTCGAGTACAGCGACATCGCCCGGGCCTTCGAATCCGACGACGGTCAATCGGTGGTGATCACCGACGACGACCTCGCGACGCTGCCCGAAGAACGCAGCCGGGAGATCGAAGTGCTGGAGTTCGTTCCGGCCGCCGATGTCGACCCGATGTTGTTCGATCGCAGCTACTTCTTGGAGCCGGACTCGAAATCATCCAAATCGTATGTGCTGCTTGCCAAAACGTTGGCCGAGACGGACCGCATGGCGATCGTGCATTTCACGCTGCGCAGCAAGACCCGCTTGGCGGCGTTGCGCGTCAAGGATTTCGGCAAGCGCGACGTGATGGTGGTGCACACGCTGCTGTGGCCGGATGAGATTCGTGACCCGGATTTCCCCGTGCTGGACAAGAAGGTGGAGATCAAACCCGCAGAGCTCAAGATGGCGGGCCAGGTAGTGGAATCCATGGCCGAGGAGTTCAACCCGGACCGCTACCACGACACCTATCAGGAACAGCTGCAGGAACTGATCGAGGCGAAACTCGAAGGCGGGGAAGCATTTACCGTCGAGGAGAAGCCCAAAGAGCTGGACGAGAGCGAGGACGTCTCCGACCTGCTCGCCAAACTCGAGGCCAGCGTCAAAGCACGCTCGGGTGGCGACAACGAACCGGCGAAGAAGGCGCCCGCCAAAAAGTCACCGGCGAAAAAGAGCGCCGCCAAAAAAGCGCCCGCCAAGAAAAAGGCGGCGTCAAAGTCCTAG
- a CDS encoding ATP-dependent DNA ligase, translating to MSSAQEQRVKLTNADKVLYPATGTTKSDVYDYYTRIAEVMIPHIAGRPATRKRWPNGVEEEAFFEKQLAASAPDWLPRASVVHRSGTTTYPIIDSPAGLAWIAQQAALEVHVPQWRFVAEWTRSKAQELKPGPATRLVFDLDPGEGVTMSQLSEVARAVRELMGDIGLETYPLTSGSKGIHLYAPLDEPVSSKGATVLAKRVAQQLEKSMPKLVTATMTKSLRAGKVFLDWSQNSGSKTTIAPYSLRGREHPTVAAPRTWEELDAPGLRQLTYDEVLDRVARDGDLLAPLDADVPGPDRLAQYRSMRDPSKTPEPVPRAKPATGKDNTFVIQEHHARRLHYDFRLERDGVLVSWAVPKNLPDTPSVNHLAVHTEDHPLEYGTFEGEIPKGEYGAGKVIIWDSGTYDTEKFNDDEVIVNLHGNRISGRYALIQTKGDQWLAHRMKDQKVFDFDSLFPMFSTHGSVSGLKAGQWAFEGKWDGYRLLVEADHGKVRLRSRSGRDVTGEYPQLQSLADELTDHHVVLDGEAVVLNAAGVPSFSEMQNRGRGSRVEFWAFDLLYLDGRSLLRAKYQDRRKLLETLGDAGDLIVPDLLPGSGDEALEYSRKHGWEGVIAKRRDSTYQPGRRSASWVKDKHWNTQEVVIGGWRAGEGGRSSGIGALLMGIPGPGGLQFVGRVGTGFTERELTKLKKTLEPLHTDESPFNPPLPRSEARGVTYVKPTLVGEVRYSEWTPENRLRQSSWRGLRPDKKPSEVVRE from the coding sequence ATGAGTTCGGCGCAGGAGCAGCGGGTGAAGCTGACCAACGCCGACAAGGTCTTATATCCCGCGACCGGCACCACCAAGAGCGACGTTTACGACTACTACACCCGGATCGCCGAAGTGATGATCCCGCACATCGCCGGGCGTCCGGCCACCCGTAAGCGGTGGCCCAACGGAGTGGAGGAGGAGGCGTTCTTCGAGAAGCAGCTGGCCGCATCGGCGCCCGATTGGCTGCCGCGGGCCAGCGTGGTGCACCGCTCGGGGACGACCACCTATCCGATCATCGACAGTCCCGCCGGGTTGGCGTGGATTGCACAGCAGGCGGCGCTGGAGGTGCATGTACCGCAGTGGCGGTTCGTCGCCGAATGGACCCGCAGCAAGGCTCAGGAGTTGAAGCCCGGCCCGGCAACCCGATTGGTGTTCGATCTGGATCCGGGCGAGGGTGTGACGATGAGCCAGTTGTCCGAAGTGGCTCGCGCGGTGCGGGAGCTGATGGGCGACATCGGGTTGGAGACCTATCCGCTCACCAGCGGCAGCAAGGGGATTCATCTCTACGCGCCGCTGGACGAGCCGGTGAGCAGTAAAGGCGCCACGGTGTTGGCCAAACGCGTTGCGCAACAACTGGAAAAGTCTATGCCCAAGTTGGTCACCGCCACGATGACCAAGAGTCTTCGGGCGGGCAAGGTGTTCTTGGACTGGAGTCAGAACAGCGGTTCGAAGACCACGATCGCGCCGTATTCGCTGCGTGGACGGGAACATCCGACGGTCGCGGCACCCCGGACCTGGGAGGAGCTCGACGCCCCCGGGTTGCGCCAGCTCACCTACGACGAGGTGCTGGACCGCGTCGCGCGGGACGGCGATCTGCTGGCGCCGCTGGATGCCGACGTGCCGGGCCCGGACCGCCTGGCCCAATACCGCAGCATGCGCGATCCGTCGAAGACTCCGGAGCCGGTGCCTCGCGCGAAACCGGCTACGGGTAAGGACAATACGTTTGTCATCCAGGAGCACCATGCCCGCCGGCTGCACTACGACTTCCGGTTGGAACGCGACGGCGTTCTGGTGTCGTGGGCGGTGCCGAAGAACTTGCCCGACACTCCCTCGGTCAACCACCTGGCGGTGCACACCGAGGATCACCCGCTGGAATACGGCACGTTCGAGGGGGAGATACCCAAAGGGGAGTACGGCGCCGGCAAGGTGATCATTTGGGATTCCGGCACGTACGACACCGAGAAGTTCAACGACGACGAGGTGATCGTCAACCTGCATGGGAATCGAATCTCCGGGCGGTATGCGCTGATTCAGACCAAGGGTGACCAGTGGTTGGCGCACCGGATGAAGGACCAGAAGGTCTTTGACTTCGATTCGCTGTTTCCGATGTTCTCCACCCACGGTTCGGTGTCGGGGCTCAAGGCAGGACAGTGGGCGTTCGAAGGCAAGTGGGACGGGTATCGACTGCTGGTCGAGGCAGACCACGGCAAAGTGCGGCTGCGCTCCCGCAGCGGACGCGACGTCACCGGCGAGTATCCCCAATTGCAGTCTCTGGCCGACGAACTCACCGACCATCACGTGGTGCTGGACGGCGAGGCCGTTGTCCTCAACGCTGCCGGTGTGCCCAGTTTCAGCGAGATGCAGAACCGGGGCCGCGGTAGCCGCGTTGAGTTCTGGGCGTTCGACCTGCTCTACCTCGACGGCCGCTCGCTGCTGCGGGCGAAGTATCAGGACCGGCGGAAGTTGCTGGAAACCCTCGGCGACGCAGGCGATCTCATCGTCCCCGACTTGCTGCCCGGGTCTGGAGATGAGGCACTGGAGTATTCCCGCAAGCACGGCTGGGAGGGCGTGATCGCCAAGCGCCGGGACTCTACTTACCAGCCGGGCCGGCGCTCGGCCTCGTGGGTGAAGGACAAGCACTGGAACACCCAAGAAGTCGTCATCGGCGGCTGGCGCGCGGGGGAGGGCGGGCGCAGCAGCGGCATCGGCGCGCTGTTGATGGGCATCCCCGGTCCGGGCGGGCTGCAGTTCGTCGGCCGGGTCGGCACCGGGTTCACCGAGCGTGAACTGACGAAGCTGAAAAAGACGTTGGAGCCGTTGCATACCGACGAGTCGCCCTTCAACCCGCCACTTCCGAGAAGCGAGGCAAGGGGAGTTACCTACGTCAAGCCGACGCTGGTCGGGGAAGTGCGGTACAGCGAGTGGACCCCGGAAAACCGGCTGCGCCAGTCGAGTTGGCGTGGTTTGCGACCAGACAAGAAACCGAGTGAGGTGGTGCGCGAATGA
- the pstS gene encoding phosphate ABC transporter substrate-binding protein PstS — translation MKFTRFGVAPSLLAVCALVLSACGGGSSNTSEDSTESKAPIVPVNCGGKKKLLAAGSTAQKHAIEQFVYAYIHACPGHTLDYAATGSGAGMKSFLDGQVDIAGTDSPMDPAKGEVDRATERCGSPAWDLPTVFGPVAVTYNINGVSSLILDGPTTAKIFNGAITSWNDPAIKALNPNTNLPGTPIHVVFREDKSGTTDNFQKYLDTASDGAWGKGAGQTFNGGVGEGAPGNDGTSQAMKRTDGSITYNEWSFAVGHQMNMAQIITSAGGGPVAITAESVGKTIAGAKFKGQGNDMVIDTSSFYKPTQAGAYPIVLVTYEVVCSKYPDAPTGEAVKAFMQATIGDGQVGLDEYGYIPLPESIRDKMIPVVNSIA, via the coding sequence GTGAAGTTCACTCGTTTTGGCGTCGCACCGAGTCTGCTTGCTGTCTGCGCCTTGGTGCTCTCGGCATGCGGTGGTGGCAGTTCCAACACGTCGGAGGACTCGACGGAATCCAAGGCCCCCATCGTCCCGGTGAACTGCGGCGGCAAGAAGAAGCTGTTGGCCGCCGGCTCAACCGCGCAGAAGCACGCGATCGAGCAATTCGTCTACGCCTATATCCATGCCTGCCCGGGCCACACCCTGGACTATGCCGCCACGGGCTCAGGCGCTGGAATGAAGTCGTTCCTGGACGGCCAGGTCGACATCGCGGGCACCGACTCCCCCATGGATCCGGCCAAGGGGGAGGTCGACCGGGCCACTGAGCGCTGCGGCTCCCCTGCGTGGGACCTTCCCACCGTGTTCGGCCCGGTCGCGGTCACCTACAACATCAACGGGGTGAGCTCGCTCATCCTGGACGGGCCCACGACCGCCAAGATTTTCAACGGCGCCATCACGAGCTGGAATGACCCGGCCATCAAGGCGCTGAACCCAAACACCAACCTGCCCGGTACGCCGATTCACGTCGTCTTCCGTGAAGACAAGTCCGGTACCACCGACAATTTCCAGAAGTACCTCGATACCGCATCCGACGGCGCGTGGGGCAAGGGTGCAGGTCAGACGTTCAACGGTGGTGTCGGGGAAGGCGCGCCGGGCAACGACGGCACGTCGCAAGCGATGAAACGAACCGACGGCTCGATCACCTACAACGAGTGGTCCTTCGCCGTGGGCCACCAGATGAACATGGCTCAGATCATCACATCGGCGGGAGGTGGTCCGGTCGCCATCACCGCGGAATCCGTCGGCAAGACCATCGCGGGAGCCAAATTCAAGGGCCAAGGCAACGACATGGTGATCGACACGTCGTCCTTCTACAAGCCGACGCAGGCAGGGGCCTATCCGATCGTGTTGGTCACCTACGAGGTCGTCTGCTCGAAGTACCCCGATGCCCCCACCGGCGAAGCCGTAAAAGCGTTCATGCAGGCCACAATTGGCGACGGTCAGGTCGGTTTGGATGAGTACGGATACATCCCTCTGCCGGAATCGATCCGAGACAAAATGATTCCGGTGGTGAACTCCATCGCGTGA